Proteins from a genomic interval of Medicago truncatula cultivar Jemalong A17 chromosome 3, MtrunA17r5.0-ANR, whole genome shotgun sequence:
- the LOC25490177 gene encoding protein BRASSINAZOLE-RESISTANT 1: protein MASDGATSAANSSRRKPSWRERENNRRRERRRRAIAAKIYAGLRSQGNYNLPKHCDNNEVLKALCAEAGWTVEEDGTTYRRGSRAETPGDGAGNFNRNNPFSSQNLSPLSSSFPSPIPSYQVSPSSSSFPSPSRMDANNNASNYIPYARTMFPNMSLPPLRISNSAPVTPPVSSPTSRNPKPMIPTWESIAKASGTSFNHPFFAASAPTSPSHRNLYTPPTIPECDESDTSTVESGQWLNFQAFAASAKSVSPTLNFMKPVINEQHNMLPHNRMQEMRISEPEFGVQVKPWVGERIHEVGLDDLELTLGNGKAPS from the exons ATGGCTTCTGACGGAGCAACTTCGGCGGCGAATTCAAGTCGTCGGAAGCCGTCgtggagggagagagagaacaACAGGAGGAGAGAGAGACGGAGGAGAGCTATAGCGGCAAAGATTTACGCGGGATTAAGGTCTCAGGGGAATTATAATTTACCAAAACACTGTGATAACAATGAGGTCTTGAAAGCTCTTTGTGCTGAAGCTGGTTGGACTGTTGAAGAAGATGGCACCACTTATCGCAGG GGATCAAGGGCAGAAACACCAGGCGATGGTGCAGGAAATTTCAACAGAAACAACCCATTTTCATCTCAAAATCTAAGTCCTCTTTCATCATCATTTCCAAGTCCAATCCCTTCCTACCAAGTTAGCCCCTCTTCCTCTTCATTCCCGAGCCCGTCTCGTATGGATGCAAACAACAATGCATCAAATTACATTCCATATGCTCGCACCATGTTCCCCAACATGTCTCTCCCACCTTTGAGAATATCAAACAGCGCGCCCGTGACTCCACCTGTCTCATCACCAACCTCAAGAAATCCTAAACCCATGATTCCAACATGGGAATCAATTGCCAAAGCATCAGGGACATCCTTCAATCACCCTTTCTTTGCAGCTTCTGCGCCTACTAGTCCATCCCACCGGAACCTTTATACTCCACCTACTATTCCTGAATGTGATGAGTCTGATACTTCTACTGTTGAGTCTGGACAGTGGTTGAATTTCCAAGCCTTTGCAGCTTCTGCTAAATCAGTCTCTCCTACATTGAACTTTATGAAACCTGTAATTAATGAGCAGCATAACATGCTGCCTCATAACAGAATGCAGGAGATGAGGATTTCAGAGCCAGAGTTTGGGGTGCAGGTCAAGCCTTGGGTTGGGGAAAGGATTCATGAAGTGGGCTTGGATGATTTGGAGCTTACTCTTGGAAATGGAAAGGCACCTAGTTAA
- the LOC25490178 gene encoding DNA-3-methyladenine glycosylase 1, with translation MPVATKLQSHAKPVTEPRARAILKPGGNIVTVHEETTKRKKENLKKKTQVPKIQEREISDSVVGNNNVSLDSTCSSDSSSGNSLVKKVNSENGNGSAKMKRNNGFKPVRIVPDASHVSPPHKTSAPSKRCDWITPNADPLYTAFHDDEWGVPVLDDDRKLFELLVFSQALAEHTWPTILNHRDIFRKLFENFDPSSIAQFTEKNLVTPKLNGNPLLSEQKLRAVVENAKQFLKIQLEFGSFSNYCWKFVNNKPIKNEFRYGRQVPVKNPKAELISKDMMRRGFQCVGPKVVYSFMQVAGLVNDHLITCFRYQECNVAIKTEIKTEVKEIKV, from the exons ATGCCCGTAGCCACTAAGCTTCAATCTCATGCTAAACCGGTTACTGAACCGCGAGCTCGAGCTATTCTGAAACCAGGCGGAAACATAGTAACAGTTCatgaagaaacaacaaaacGTAAGAAGgagaatttgaagaagaaaacacaGGTTCCAAAGATACAAGAGCGGGAAATTTCTGATTCTGTTGTGGGAAATAACAACGTCTCTTTGGACAGCACATGTTCCTCGGATTCCTCTTCAGGAAATTCATTGGTGAAAAAGGTCAACTCTGAGAATGGAAATGGAAGTGCAAAGATGAAGCGCAATAACGGGTTTAAGCCAGTGAGGATTGTCCCAGATGCTTCCCACGTGTCTCCGCCTCATAAGACCTCGGCACCGTCCAAGAGATGTGATTGGATCACACCAAATGCTG ACCCTCTTTATACTGCTTTCCATGACGATGAATGGGGTGTTCCAGTTCTTGATGATGATAGAAAGCTATTTGAGCTTCTAGTATTTTCACAGGCATTAGCAGAACACACTTGGCCAACAATCCTTAACCACAGAGACATATTCAG GaagctttttgaaaattttgaccCATCCTCAATTGCACAATTTACTGAGAAGAATTTGGTAACACCAAAATTAAATGGCAACCCTTTGTTATCAGAACAAAAGCTACGTGCTGTTGTGGAAAATGCTAAACAATTCCTTAAG ATTCAGCTGGAGTTTGGTTCATTCAGCAATTACTGCTGGAAATTTGTTAACaacaaaccaataaaaaatgaatttcgaTATGGGCGTCAAGTACCTGTGAAGAATCCAAAAGCAGAACTCATTAGCAAGGATATGATGCGCAGAGGTTTCCAATGTGTTGGACCAAAAGTTGTTTATTCCTTCATGCAAGTAGCAGGACTCGTTAATGATCACCTAATAACATGCTTCAGGTACCAAGAATGCAACGTGGCAATCAAAACCGAAATTAAAACTGAGGTTAAGGAAATAAAGGTATAA